The proteins below come from a single Procambarus clarkii isolate CNS0578487 chromosome 26, FALCON_Pclarkii_2.0, whole genome shotgun sequence genomic window:
- the LOC138368720 gene encoding ice-structuring protein 2A7-like, which translates to MAALLHTQGDTIFTNHYPPAAVPAAVPAAVPGTVPAIATAVPATAAALAAVVPAAAFPGTVPAATTSAVPAAATADPAVTTAVPAAATIAVPAAANIAVPAAATIAVPAAVRN; encoded by the exons ATGGCTGCACTCCTCCACACG CAAGGCGACACCATTTTCACCAATCACTACCCGCCTGCTGCggttcctgctgctgttcctgctgctgttcctggtACTGTTCCTGCTATTGCTACAGCTgttcctgctactgctgctgccctTGCTgcggttgttcctgctgctgcttttCCTGGTACTGTTCCTGCTGCTACTActtctgctgttcctgctgctgctactgctgatcCTGCCGTTActactgctgttcctgctgctgctactattgctgttcctgctgctgctaatattgctgttcctgctgctgctactattgcTGTCCCTGCTGCTGTTCGTAACTAA